The proteins below come from a single Spirochaetia bacterium 38H-sp genomic window:
- the argH gene encoding argininosuccinate lyase yields the protein MAKLWQKQYSLDKLIERYTVGEDYLLDSQLVYFDALASLAHADMLNKAGLLPDSDFAELKNALCELVGLIESGRFSIRPEDEDGHTAIENWLVDKTGEAGKKIHTGRSRNDQVLVALRLFMKHSVFELLGVIFSLTDVLVSRAKELADVPMPGRTHMQIAMPSSCGLWMAAFAEELADVARLLWAFYPLVDQNPLGAAASYGVPLPLDREYTASLLGFSSVQNNVLYANNSRGKFESIFTDLCEQVMLTLSKMAQDLILFSLPEFGYFKLPPELCTGSSIMPQKQNPDGLELMRAKSASVASFSMQIKGIIRSLPSGYNRDFQETKGPFMRAVGVTLDSVRVMERTISLLEIFPDNLKKGFSREIFATDEAYRLVREGMSFRDAYRKVALDLDKVAEKDPSESIRERKYPGTTGNLNLDFVEQRLDSLKQKVLPAKDAFEKALSSLVSS from the coding sequence ATGGCTAAACTCTGGCAAAAACAGTATTCTCTGGATAAGCTTATAGAACGTTATACAGTAGGCGAGGATTATCTTCTTGATTCCCAGCTTGTATACTTTGATGCACTTGCTTCTCTTGCACATGCGGATATGCTCAATAAAGCAGGATTGCTGCCTGACAGTGATTTTGCTGAGCTCAAGAATGCTCTGTGTGAGCTTGTCGGACTTATAGAGTCCGGCAGGTTTTCCATACGCCCCGAGGATGAAGACGGACACACTGCTATTGAGAACTGGCTTGTGGATAAAACAGGTGAGGCCGGAAAAAAAATTCATACAGGCCGCTCCAGAAACGATCAGGTTCTTGTGGCTCTAAGACTTTTTATGAAGCATTCTGTTTTTGAACTCCTTGGTGTAATATTTTCTCTTACGGATGTGCTTGTTTCCCGTGCAAAGGAGCTTGCGGATGTACCTATGCCAGGAAGAACTCATATGCAGATTGCCATGCCTTCTTCCTGTGGCCTTTGGATGGCTGCTTTTGCGGAGGAACTTGCGGATGTTGCGAGGCTTTTGTGGGCTTTTTATCCTCTTGTGGACCAGAACCCTCTTGGTGCCGCAGCAAGTTACGGAGTACCTCTTCCTCTGGACAGGGAATACACTGCTTCTCTTCTTGGGTTTTCTTCTGTGCAGAACAATGTGCTTTATGCTAACAACTCTAGAGGTAAGTTTGAGTCTATTTTTACGGACCTTTGCGAGCAGGTTATGCTTACTCTAAGCAAAATGGCGCAGGATCTTATCTTGTTTTCTCTTCCTGAGTTTGGATACTTTAAGCTCCCTCCGGAACTATGTACTGGTTCAAGTATAATGCCCCAAAAGCAAAATCCTGATGGTCTTGAGCTTATGAGGGCAAAATCCGCCTCTGTCGCTTCTTTTTCTATGCAAATTAAGGGAATAATACGTTCTCTTCCATCCGGTTATAACAGGGATTTTCAGGAGACAAAGGGTCCTTTTATGAGAGCCGTAGGTGTTACGCTTGATTCTGTCAGGGTTATGGAGCGTACAATCTCTCTCCTTGAAATCTTTCCCGACAATCTCAAAAAAGGTTTCTCCCGGGAAATATTTGCAACAGATGAGGCTTACAGGCTTGTAAGAGAGGGGATGAGCTTTAGAGATGCTTATCGCAAGGTAGCTTTGGACCTGGATAAAGTTGCGGAGAAGGACCCTTCTGAATCCATAAGGGAGCGCAAGTATCCCGGTACTACAGGTAATCTCAATCTGGATTTTGTAGAGCAGAGATTGGACAGTCTTAAGCAAAAAGTGCTTCCTGCAAAGGATGCTTTTGAAAAAGCTCTGTCTTCTCTTGTTTCTTCCTGA
- a CDS encoding malic enzyme-like NAD(P)-binding protein, which produces MSLRDKALSYHKNPTPGKVAIVSTKPCETSAELSLAYTPGVAEPVKEIADNPDAVFDYTSRGNLVAVVSNGTAILGLGNRGALASKPVMEGKAVLFKRFADVDVFDIEIDSEDPEEIIRTVKLLEPTFGGINLEDIKAPECFYIEKRLIELCDIPVFHDDQHGTAIIATAGLINAAELAEKKLDSLKVVINGAGAAGISCARMFVAAGVKRENLFMCDSKGLIIESRDDLTDEKREFAQSGPARVLADVIKDADVFAGLSVAGVMSQDMVRSMADRPIIFAMANPDPEISYPDALAAREDIIMATGRSDYPNQINNVLGFPFIFRGALDVRARRISERMKMAASLALAELARQPVTDDVRAAYGGAAFSFGPGYIVPKPFDRRVIEYVSVAVAKTACEEGLAGRPINDWEDYRKKLAERIRKNI; this is translated from the coding sequence ATGTCTTTACGCGACAAAGCGCTTTCTTATCATAAAAATCCCACACCAGGCAAGGTTGCTATTGTTTCTACCAAGCCCTGCGAAACAAGTGCAGAGCTTTCTCTTGCCTATACGCCGGGAGTTGCAGAACCTGTCAAGGAGATAGCAGATAATCCCGATGCTGTTTTTGACTATACATCCAGAGGAAACCTTGTTGCTGTTGTATCCAACGGTACTGCTATCCTTGGTCTTGGCAACAGAGGCGCACTTGCCAGCAAACCCGTCATGGAAGGCAAAGCTGTGCTTTTTAAGCGCTTTGCCGATGTGGATGTCTTTGATATAGAGATAGACAGTGAGGATCCGGAGGAGATTATAAGAACTGTCAAGTTGCTTGAACCTACTTTTGGCGGCATCAATCTTGAGGATATCAAAGCTCCGGAGTGCTTTTATATAGAAAAACGTCTCATAGAATTATGCGATATCCCTGTTTTTCATGATGACCAGCATGGCACTGCTATTATTGCAACAGCAGGCCTTATTAATGCTGCGGAACTTGCAGAAAAAAAACTGGACAGCCTCAAAGTTGTTATAAACGGAGCTGGTGCTGCGGGGATATCCTGTGCCAGAATGTTTGTTGCCGCTGGAGTAAAACGTGAGAACCTTTTTATGTGCGATAGCAAAGGACTTATCATAGAATCGCGCGATGATCTTACCGATGAAAAGCGCGAGTTTGCGCAGAGTGGTCCGGCACGTGTTTTGGCGGACGTGATAAAGGATGCAGACGTTTTTGCCGGACTGTCCGTAGCAGGAGTTATGTCACAGGACATGGTGCGTTCTATGGCAGACAGACCCATAATCTTTGCCATGGCAAATCCCGACCCTGAGATTTCTTATCCGGATGCACTTGCTGCCCGTGAGGATATCATCATGGCTACAGGCAGAAGTGATTATCCCAACCAGATAAACAACGTGCTTGGTTTTCCTTTTATTTTCCGCGGTGCGCTTGATGTACGTGCCCGCAGAATATCGGAGCGAATGAAGATGGCAGCTTCCCTCGCGCTTGCAGAGCTCGCAAGACAGCCTGTTACGGATGACGTCAGAGCTGCGTATGGCGGAGCAGCTTTTTCCTTTGGCCCAGGCTATATTGTGCCCAAGCCCTTTGACAGGCGGGTTATAGAGTATGTCTCTGTTGCAGTGGCAAAAACTGCATGCGAGGAGGGCCTGGCAGGACGGCCTATAAACGACTGGGAAGACTACAGAAAAAAACTTGCGGAAAGAATAAGAAAAAACATATAA